Sequence from the Coturnix japonica isolate 7356 chromosome Z, Coturnix japonica 2.1, whole genome shotgun sequence genome:
GGTCCCAGTACCCAATGTTTGGGTTATTGTCTTTGGAGAACTTTTCTCTCATCAGCTGTGAAAGAGCAAGGAGGTGCTCAGACATTTGtacctttgtttttaattggtttCCCCTTCTGATAATGGTTGGGAAATTGATTGGAAGAGTGCTGTCTTCACTATTATTGTTAGTAGATTGAACTTGGCTGCGCTTATGTGCCAGCTCTGTTCGCATtgttcagagcagcacatcTCTTTCTGAGCATGACATTTGGACCTCTGCACGCTTGCTCTGTGTTTATACAGGCACTGCCCAGACTCGAGACGTACCTTTACCAAACGACTGATGCTGGAGAAACATATTCAGTTGATGCACGGCATTAAAGACCCCGATGTCAAAGAAATGACTGAATCGACTAATATGGAGGAAAGGGAAGTAAAAGAAGATGCAAAGGTAATCACTTAGAAGATTCATTTAGTCACTGAGTTTTTGTGGGGGTACATTCAGGATCTTTTCACAGATATTTCTATTCCCAtaaagttctgcttttcaaagctTTGGCAACTAAGTCCTCTCATAGCAGTAGGGAAGCTGCAGgttgcagaggagcagcagggtgAGCTTATCCCACATGCCCAGCCTTGAGCTAGTTTGACCAAccactgcagtcactgctgtATTTATGCTTACAAAAGTACTATTTACGACTCTTTTTAGGTTCCTAGCCCAAAGCGTAAATTGGAAGAACCTGTCCTGGAATTCAGGCCTCCTCGAGGTGCAATCACGCAGCCACTGAAGAAGctaaaaatcaatgtttttaaGGTTCACAAGTGCGCTGTCTGCGGCTTCACAACAGAAAATCTCCTCCAGTTTCACGAACATATTCCTCAGCATAAATCTGACGGCTCTTCGTACCAGTGCAGGGAGTGTGGACTCTGCTACACATCTCACGTGTCTCTCTCCAGGCACCTCTTCATCGTACACAAGCTGAAGGAGCCGCAGCCAGTATCAAAGCAGAATGGGTCTGGGGAGGATAATCAGCAAGAGAACAAACCCAACCACGAGGATGAACCGACCGACAGCGCGGTGTCAGACAGGAGATGCAAAGTGTGTGCAAAGACTTTTGAAACTGAAGCGGCCTTAAATACTCACATGAGAACACACGGCATGGCCTTCATCAAGTCAAAAAGGATGAGCTCGGCCGAGAAGTGATCAGATCGTTGGGACACGGAAATCTCTCTCCACATTGGAATACTAGTGACgtttttgttacagaaagttCAAGGTATAATAGTGTTAACAGTACTGTTCAGGCTGTTGCAATATATTCTGCATAACGATgtcctcctccccccaccccccacctcaCTGTCTATACCCTGGAAACCATTGAAGCAGTATTTGAGTTGAAAAGAGTTTGTATATATTTAAACTAATAACTTTTATACTCTTTGTTACGTGTTTGTATCGGTATCTAGTggacatttttgtttgttttgtttctgttttgttttgtttttattgtagtTAGTTTCTCTAAAAACAGAGTTCTTAATGCTGGCTGGTGCAGTTTCCTGGGGTCTCTTAAACTGTTTCTTATGCGAGTGCTTCTGATGGACATTTAGCAAatggaagcacagcagaaggcagcgcctggagggaaaaagaagcaaggaagCGTTGGGGATATGCCGCATCCTGCAGGACTCTGGATGGTTCTGCTTGTGGCAGTAAGCTTTCGGACTTTCTCTCCAAAACAAGTATCCCTGCACGTGTAAAGTGCAGTGATGGTTGAGGTGCTGATACCAGGGTGCAGACACCCCAGGGTGAGCACGTACTTCTGACAAGTGTAATTGCAcaagtacatatatatatatatatacatatatgtatcaTGAAGTAATGTGTAGCCATCAAGTGCTTGTGGTCAAAGCTCCGATAGTTGTAACGAGGCTGGGCTGCTCTGATTTAAACAAGTAAGATGTAATTAGAGGCATAAATGTATCATCACAACGTTTTGGGGATGTTTTTGTCATATAATTTATTAAACATACAGAAGCAATTACACAGCATTaagtattttcctttatctctggttatcaaaagaaaatatccaaCCCTTGGTGATGGGGTTGGCgtttcccagctctgtttgctAACGCCAAGAGTTCTGGTGCTCAGTGTTCAGCCACAGCTGTCGGGGGAGCAAACACACCACACCAGCCCAGGTGGGTACGACTGGCACTTCACCTTTAGCACAGACCTCACGGAGCTTCAGAGTGCGTCCAGCATCACTGGTGAGCTTTGACCAGGTACAGAAAGGTACCGCGCTGCCCCTTTCACATGTGGTTCTCTGTGAGAgttatatttgtgttttctttttgcattttatacCTTGTATGTAATCCCTAGAAAAccttttttgtactttttttctttttaaggaaaaaaaaaacccacaaacaaatCCTGTACATATAGATAGCTGCATGATATATGGTAGTAATTGTTCGGTTCCTTAAAAGTCTTGCTGCTGTCAGATGTTAGTATACACTACGTCCATTACGACTGTATTAAACGCATTTCGTATGTAAATAAATGTGGAGCATTTTGCCCCAAAATATTTGTGAGATTCTGTTATTTATCGTTAAATTTTAGCAACTTTAAAGATGGAagtgtttggggaaaaaaaacaaaacacagattcTTCTCACCCTTCTTAATCACTCTGGAAGTTGTGTATTGATACATGAATTCTGCTCTGTCTCTTCACCCTCATTCATACTAACTTGGTTCATTGGTAAATGCTTCCTATCCCGCTGCTATTACTCATACATGAGTGGTTGTGAGGTGCTCCTCCATCCCAGCATCACCCCAGCCACCACTGCCCTCCTCATTGAGTGTATACCTCCGACACTTGTTTGTTGATGTGCACTGTCAACTGTACAACAAATGAGTTATCACTATGCAGAACGGTGTTTTGTATACAGTGAACagataataaaaattaaattttcacaGCCATTATTAACACTTTGGTTTATTTCACCACCTCGTGGTCCCACACCTGCAAGGGATGCTGTGAGCCATAGAGTTGTGCATCGCATGGATGCCAATGAGACGGAGTTATGCAGGGcagtaagaacagaaaatgactgCAGAACATTGGAGAATCACAGTATCATtaagacctctaagaccaccCTGCCCGACCATCCACCTGCTGCCAGTATTACCACTAAACCACCTCCCCAGGTGCTGTGAAGTTGTCTGGCACTCAGTTGCCATTAAGAATGCTAACaggaatacagaaatatatgGAAAGCATAACTGCACCCCTGGAAAAAGCTCACCAATGCCTGCATAGGGAATGGCTCCTGCAGCCCAAAttccccaccagcagcagagctgggcaggcaCAAGGCAGGGCAGACAGCAGATGGATGGGGCAAGGGATGGGCAAAGCAGACACAACGGAGACCAATGAAGCCGTGATGATGATGAATAGAGATGCCTGCTCTATGAGAAAGGAGGGTGAAGGGCTCAGAGGTGCTTCTCCATACGGGACTCTGCGGTAGGATGCTACAGATCCTGAAGGTTAGCAGAGATTAGAGGGAGCAATCAGCAGATCCCTCAAACACAAAGACAGCTTTCCTGCCTTCAGGAGTCCCTGTCCTCAAAGCCTGGCTGGTCAGCCTGGTTTTGTCTTAGAGGCACAGCACAAGTGAGACATTGCTCTGCTTGGGGCAGCTCTGTGGTCTGCTCCAAGCTGTACCTTTTTCAATGCATGCTGAGCTCCCAGGGGCTCTTCATGCTTCTTCCATGTGCTGGGGGTGGCTGATGCTGGCTCTCTGGCTCCCACCAGACATTTGCAGATGCAGAATTCGACCTTCTGAACGCCCCGACTCCCTCAGTTCTCAGCCGCTGAGTATCCACGGGGAATTCAATGCGCCGGGGctatttagttttaaaaggatttttattaaACCCTGACCTTTCCATTCTGTTGGTATTACCTTCCTCAGCACGCCGGCATGGCCAATAATGGAACacagggtaaaaaaaaaaaaaaaaaaacaaaaaaaaccctatttaACTGTAAAACCTTTCTCAAATATTGTGTCAGTTCAGGAGCGAACTCCTGGTGTTTGAATACCAGCTTATAGCAGAAAGGTTATGTGCCTGGAGGGCTCCCAGGGACTGCTGCTTCTCAGTCAGCTTCCAAGCGCCCATAAAAGCCAAGGCAGGAGCTGTGAGCCCACGGGCCGCGTTTATTTATCTCCATTGAACACACTGTGCACACAGGACACATTTATTTATCTCCATTGAACACACTTAACGCGGATCAAACCAGCTCTAATCCAGGCTCCAAGGGCAGCCGGGGCCCTCGCATTAGGCCCCCTATTTTGCGGTGCACGCTGGGAATTGTAGTCCTTAGAGTTCTCTCTACACTAAGCGCGGTGGGGAAAAACAACTACAACTCCCAAGCAGCCGCGGTGGCTGTGGGAGCGGTAGTGACTGAGGGTTGCGAGTGAGTGAGGGCTCGGCGCTGCGCCGCGGGCCGCCATGGATCTGTTCGGGGATCTGCGGCGGATGAACAAGCGGCAGGTAACGGGACGGGACCGAACGGGACGGGACCGAACGGGACGGGGTGGGAGCCGGCCCtacacagcagctcagggcgTTGGAAGTGCGGCCGGGTCGGCTGCGGCCTGTACGAGGCTTCGGCGCTGCGGGTTGTTGGTGTAGGCCGCAGTTAATGCCCCGTGTTAATGTGTGTATTCATTAACGTTGTGTCGTCTCGTATAGTTGTATTACCAGGTGTTGAACTTCGCCATGATCGTCTCCTCTGCACTTATGATATGGAAAGGGCTCATCGTCATCACTGGCAGCGAGAGCCCCATCGTGGTGGTGCTCAGGTGGGTGAtggtgctgctctcagccctgctgaGTGGGTCTGAATTGCACACACAtaaagcagagctctgtccGTGCTTAGCATTGAGGCTGTCGGTGACGTGTGTGAAGCAGCAGGTGTGTGAGAGCTCAGGCTGTTGCCTTAAGGTAAGCAGCTACCCAGGATCACTCGTGTATACTAAATAGTAATCCCTGGGCAAGGATTAGGATTCCAAAGTTTGGAAGGGATTTTGATTAGATATCAGGGAAGACTTTACACAGAGAGGGAGTGGATTTCCCCTCCCCagatgtgttcaaggccaggctggatgtggctctgggcagcctgctctgctggttggacaccctgcacacagcagggggttgaagttagatggtcactgtggtccttttcaagccaggccattctatgagtgtgattttgaggtcctttccaactcaagccaatctgtgattctgtgcctgAGAAACTCTGTGTTGTGTCTTCTAGAAGGCACTGAACAATTTAtatatagaattatagaacCAGAGTGTGTGTCAGTAAGgaataatgcagaaagaaacagtattttaatgggaaaagtCACTGATTTATCAGTGATTGGACCTGGAATCCTACCTTGAAGACAAAATAACAGTGTTTGACTCTGGAAGAAAGGCATCAGTTTTTTGGGTCGTTAATAGCAGTCAGTGCTGTAAGAACAAGCCTCACTCAGGTCAGATAAGCTCTAGCCAGAGTATTTCCTGGGTTTCTGTTAAACACTTAATGGATTTTGCCTATTAAGTTGATTGTCTTAACCTGAATGGCTCGTGTTGTTCCTTTGTTGGTACTGTATGGTACTGTTACATTTCTGTAGAGCttatttattactttcattGAGGCAGTGAGAATGTCTTCTATGGGCTGTCCCAGCCTGGGGCTCACTGGGTTGTGGGTTGTGTGTTGTCTGCATGGTATTCCTGAGTGGGTGAAGCTACAGATTGCAGTTAGAATTGTGGTTTATCTGTAAGAATGAAATACTTGTTGTTTGCATGGTTGTTCTCCTGTTTGCCATAGTGCTAATGAactctctccttctctttctgtttgtaGTGGCAGCATGGAGCCAGCTTTTCACAGGGGGGACCTCTTGTTCTTAACAAATTTCCACGACGACCCAATCAGAGCTGGTGAAATAGTCGTTTTCAAGGTTGAAGGCAGAGACATTCCGATCGTTCACAGAGTAATCAAAATCCATGAAAAGTAATGCAGTTTGGcgttttccttctttctaaatACAGTTTCTCTCACCATGAGTTCCACTTACTTTTCAGTTTGGTAATATCTTGTGAAAAAGAGCAGTTGAGGATTTGCTTTAGCATAAAGCTGGTCTCTAGGATGTGATCTGTTCCCAGTTCTGGGTCATGCTTCCTGTGATCCTCCCATCCCTCAGCAAAACTGCTAGGATTCAGAGTGGGTCAGTGTATGCCACAGGGAGTTATGTTGTTTTAACCCTTGTGGCATAAGCCTCACGTAATGAACAGTTCTTCCCAAGTGTAAgaagcagttctgctttttgcaCAGTGGAAAGGTGGTGTGGATATATAGGAAGCACTGGAGTGTTTGCTCCTTAAGAGCTCTGGGTGAGTGTTGAACCAAAATCCTGCATGTGTCATCCACACATACATAGTGCTAGAAAGGGAACAAAACTTTACAGACTTTACAATGCCAGCAGTTTAACTGATATCAAACAAAGTACAAAACACTACTTCCATTTGAAGCAGTAGGAAAAGGTTATTATTTGGGTATGTTTAGGGTTATTATTTGGGTATGTTTAGGGTTTAAAatctctgtttctgcagaaggaGTGAGCCTTGGGATATCAGAACTGATGGGcccagagcacagcatgcagggtTTCCCATGCAGTAACAGCCCCACAGAATGTTTTGTCTACTTGATGATATTTAAAGACTGattacatgtattttattttcccttttacaAATATCAACTGCAGCTGAGGTATTGCTGTGTTGTTTAACTAAAGAGTAAGTGACCTGAAAGTGTGTTGCAGTGACAAAATACTGAGTTGGATGCAGATTTGTAACTGTGTTGAAGTGTCTTTGGTTTTTATTAGCATCAGAGGAGGACTAAGCTAAATGTTGTTGTGAGATCCTCCATTAAAGAAACACTGTCTCTTAGGGAGGGGGGTTGGTTTTATGGTtggttgctgtttgtttgcttgtttggtttgttaattaaaatttgTGTTCTCttgcaaatacagaaaatagtatgtttggggttttgctttgttttgtttttcccagatCAGCAAATACAAACAGTAAAACTAAAAGATAGATTGTTAAAACGAGTGCCTTTCATATTCATCACTGACATCAGGGGACAGTCTAGGACTGTTT
This genomic interval carries:
- the SEC11C gene encoding signal peptidase complex catalytic subunit SEC11C, coding for MDLFGDLRRMNKRQLYYQVLNFAMIVSSALMIWKGLIVITGSESPIVVVLSGSMEPAFHRGDLLFLTNFHDDPIRAGEIVVFKVEGRDIPIVHRVIKIHEKENGNIKFLTKGDNNEVDDRGLYKEGQNWLEKKDVVGRARGFLPYVGMVTIIMNDYPKFKYALLAVMGAYVLLKRES